GCTCAGGGCCTGGGCCTCGTTCCGTCCGGTGCTTCCACCGGTGAAGCTGAGGCTTGGGAGCGTCGCGATGGCGACAAGTCCGTGTATCAGGGCAAGGGTGTTCTCAATGCCGTCAAGGCCGTGAACGAAGAGATCGCTCCGAAGGTCATCGGCATGGATGCTTCCGACCAGCGCGCTCTCGATGAGGTCATGATCGAGCTCGACGGCACCCCGAACAAGGGTCGTCTGGGCGCCAACGCCATCCTCGGCGTGTCCCTGGCTGCTCTGTACGCCTCCGCTGAGTCCGCGGGCCAGCCGCTGTACCGCTACATCGGCGGCACCAACGGCCACATCCTGCCGGTTCCGAACATGAACATCATGAACGGTGGCGCTCACGCTGACTTCGCCACCGACATTCAGGAGTACATGATCTCCCCGTACGGCTTCGACACCTACAGCGAGGCTCTGCGTGCAGGCGTTGAGGTCTACCACACCCTGAAGAACGTCCTGAAGAAGGAAGGCCTGGCCACTGGCCTCGGCGACGAGGGTGGCTTCGCTCCGAAGATGAAGTCCAACAAGGACTCCCTGAACTACATCATGGACGCCATCTCCGCCGCCGGCTACGAGCCGGGCAAGCAGATCGGCATCTCCCTCGACGTGGCTTCCTCCGAGTTCTACAACAAGGAGACCGGCAAGTACCACTTCGAAGGCGACGATCGTGAAGCCGGCTACATGCTCGACTTCTACGAGAACCTCATCAACGAGTACCCGATCGTCTCCATTGAGGATCCGTTCCAGGAAGAAGGCTGGGAAGACTGGGCTGCCATCACCGCCAAGCTCGGCGATCGTCTGCAGTTCGTCGGCGACGACCTGCTGGTCACCAACCCGGCACGTCTGGCTAAGGGCATCGAGCTCGGCGCCGCCAACTCCCTGCTGGT
This window of the Bifidobacterium pseudocatenulatum DSM 20438 = JCM 1200 = LMG 10505 genome carries:
- the eno gene encoding phosphopyruvate hydratase, with the translated sequence MAVIESVYARQILDSRGNPTVEVVLDTEDGAQGLGLVPSGASTGEAEAWERRDGDKSVYQGKGVLNAVKAVNEEIAPKVIGMDASDQRALDEVMIELDGTPNKGRLGANAILGVSLAALYASAESAGQPLYRYIGGTNGHILPVPNMNIMNGGAHADFATDIQEYMISPYGFDTYSEALRAGVEVYHTLKNVLKKEGLATGLGDEGGFAPKMKSNKDSLNYIMDAISAAGYEPGKQIGISLDVASSEFYNKETGKYHFEGDDREAGYMLDFYENLINEYPIVSIEDPFQEEGWEDWAAITAKLGDRLQFVGDDLLVTNPARLAKGIELGAANSLLVKLNQIGTVTETLDAIELATKNGFTSMVSHRSGETPDTTISDLAVAKNTGQIKTGAPARGERIAKYNRLLEIEEELGSTAQYAGYSAFKACKKYIAK